From Deferrisoma camini S3R1, the proteins below share one genomic window:
- a CDS encoding sigma-54-dependent transcriptional regulator, with product MDRAKILVVDDEEPLRRLLSKEFSRSGHLVETARNGEEGLARYREEIFNVVLLDIRMPGLDGVQTLKEMRRETTIPEIVILTGHGTIESAVECIKLGAYDYLTKPIKLAELELVVNKAHEKNRLRLQNINLRIEAERSTGHLLVGRSPAFLKTIELVERVANTMEPVLILGESGTGKEMVARALHAGSSRANRPFVAVNCGRLDVHTAESELFGHTAGAFTGATKNRVGAFELADGGTLFLDEVSEMPLDVQVKLLRVLETQTFRRLGGNRDIRVSVRLMFASNRNLEERVRSGLFREDLYYRINLFAVRLPPLRERLPDIEPLTHHFLRSIPPRKGGEWVVAPETLRAMEAYHWPGNVRELKNVVRRACILAERPLLTPDLLPFGTGPRPLSPSGRHGLSPLWVIERDHIRAVLESTNWNKSRAAEILGVDRKTLYAKIEKYALRGSPHL from the coding sequence ATGGACCGTGCCAAAATCCTCGTGGTAGACGACGAGGAACCCCTACGCCGGCTTCTCAGCAAGGAGTTCAGCCGGTCCGGACATCTGGTGGAGACCGCCCGGAACGGTGAAGAGGGGCTCGCCCGGTACCGCGAAGAGATCTTCAACGTGGTCCTGCTCGATATCCGGATGCCCGGTCTGGATGGGGTTCAGACGCTGAAGGAAATGAGAAGGGAAACCACCATCCCGGAGATCGTCATACTGACCGGCCATGGGACCATCGAATCGGCCGTCGAATGCATCAAGTTAGGGGCATACGACTACCTGACCAAACCCATCAAGCTGGCCGAGCTCGAGCTGGTCGTAAACAAGGCTCACGAAAAAAACCGACTTCGCCTTCAGAACATAAACCTACGAATCGAGGCGGAACGATCTACCGGACATCTCTTGGTCGGCAGGAGCCCGGCGTTCCTGAAAACGATAGAGTTGGTGGAGCGGGTAGCGAACACCATGGAGCCGGTCTTGATCCTGGGGGAGAGCGGGACCGGCAAGGAGATGGTGGCCCGGGCGCTCCACGCCGGCAGTTCCCGGGCCAACCGCCCTTTCGTGGCCGTGAACTGCGGCCGACTGGACGTCCACACGGCGGAGAGCGAGCTGTTTGGCCACACGGCAGGAGCATTCACCGGCGCGACGAAAAACCGGGTGGGTGCCTTCGAACTGGCAGACGGGGGCACCCTGTTCCTGGACGAAGTCTCGGAGATGCCCCTGGACGTCCAGGTGAAGCTGTTGCGGGTCCTCGAGACCCAAACCTTTCGACGTCTCGGGGGAAACCGGGACATCCGGGTCAGTGTCCGGCTCATGTTCGCTTCGAACCGGAATCTGGAAGAGCGGGTCCGGTCGGGGCTGTTTCGAGAAGACCTCTATTATCGAATCAATCTTTTCGCCGTGAGGCTGCCGCCGTTGCGGGAACGCCTCCCAGACATCGAGCCCCTCACCCATCACTTTCTCCGTTCGATCCCTCCCAGGAAAGGAGGGGAGTGGGTGGTCGCCCCGGAGACGCTTCGGGCCATGGAGGCCTACCACTGGCCGGGCAACGTCCGCGAGCTCAAGAACGTGGTGCGTCGGGCGTGCATCCTTGCCGAGCGTCCCCTGCTCACTCCCGATCTACTCCCCTTTGGAACGGGCCCGCGGCCCCTGTCCCCCTCCGGACGTCACGGGCTGTCGCCACTGTGGGTGATAGAACGGGACCATATCCGAGCCGTGCTAGAGTCGACCAACTGGAACAAGAGCCGAGCGGCGGAGATTCTGGGTGTGGACCGAAAGACCCTGTACGCAAAGATTGAGAAGTACGCGCTGCGAGGTTCTCCTCATCTTTAG
- a CDS encoding two-component system sensor histidine kinase NtrB: MNRPIDENQLEHLLGLESSKIGFYADVKQKIRELEAINRDLRVRTNELQAVFGAIKDGVAVFDAAGRLQYSNHVWAEIFPDAVSEPATCRRFFHPARECGAPGCPVAGALRGEVRDDSLTIEGPKGARYLETTATPIADADGRFARALVFLRDVTEKRVRELQLLQAEKLTSLGVLAAGVAHEINNPLSSVAGYAEALQRRLRDQSELAADPRLEDFPEYLEVIVREVYRCKGIIDSLLSFSRKSEHSSGPVDLRQLMDEAVQLLGHMARYHDVELHVEAAPAVPCVQGDPAALRQVILNLATNALQAVGRGGKVELRAFPQEYSVVFEVEDNGPGIPEDLLERIWDPFFTTKGVGEGLGLGLSVSYNIVRRHRGEISVHSEVGGGTTFTVVLPAAGGAP, translated from the coding sequence ATGAACCGTCCAATCGATGAGAACCAACTGGAGCATCTGCTCGGGCTCGAGAGCTCGAAGATCGGATTCTACGCGGACGTCAAGCAGAAGATCCGTGAACTCGAGGCCATCAACCGGGATCTCCGCGTCCGGACCAACGAGCTGCAGGCCGTTTTCGGAGCCATCAAGGATGGGGTCGCCGTGTTCGACGCGGCCGGCCGCCTCCAGTACTCCAATCACGTGTGGGCAGAGATCTTTCCCGACGCGGTCTCCGAGCCCGCCACCTGCCGACGGTTTTTCCATCCGGCAAGGGAGTGCGGTGCCCCGGGCTGCCCGGTGGCCGGCGCTCTGCGGGGCGAGGTTCGGGACGACTCCCTCACCATCGAAGGGCCTAAGGGCGCCAGGTACCTGGAGACCACGGCCACCCCCATTGCGGATGCGGACGGACGATTCGCCCGGGCTCTGGTCTTCTTGCGGGACGTGACGGAAAAGAGGGTGAGGGAGCTCCAACTCCTCCAAGCGGAAAAGCTCACGAGCCTGGGGGTGCTTGCCGCCGGCGTGGCCCACGAGATCAACAACCCGTTGAGTTCGGTAGCCGGGTACGCTGAGGCATTGCAACGCCGGCTTCGGGATCAATCCGAGCTTGCGGCCGATCCTCGCCTGGAGGACTTCCCCGAATACCTGGAGGTCATCGTCCGCGAGGTGTACCGGTGCAAGGGGATCATTGACAGCCTCCTGAGTTTCAGCCGGAAGTCCGAGCACAGCTCAGGACCGGTGGACCTTCGGCAGCTGATGGACGAGGCGGTCCAGCTCCTGGGCCACATGGCCCGGTACCATGACGTGGAGCTTCACGTGGAGGCAGCCCCAGCGGTTCCGTGTGTGCAGGGAGACCCGGCAGCCCTGCGCCAGGTGATCCTGAACCTGGCCACAAACGCCCTTCAAGCCGTTGGACGCGGAGGCAAGGTCGAGCTCAGGGCCTTTCCGCAAGAGTATTCGGTGGTGTTCGAGGTAGAGGACAACGGCCCGGGCATCCCTGAGGATCTGCTGGAGCGGATCTGGGATCCCTTTTTCACCACGAAAGGAGTGGGGGAAGGACTGGGGCTTGGCCTTTCGGTGAGCTACAACATCGTCCGACGCCACCGCGGCGAGATCTCAGTCCACAGCGAGGTGGGCGGAGGGACGACATTCACCGTCGTGTTACCGGCGGCGGGAGGGGCACCGTAA